One Bosea sp. 685 DNA segment encodes these proteins:
- a CDS encoding acyl-CoA dehydrogenase family protein has translation MTAAETIKAGSEAPRRSPYFTEEHEALRDQVRRFVETEIKPHGLAWEEAGFVPREVLKRMGALGFFGIRYPGEYGGSEMDTLATVVLAEELGRSTFSGVAITALVHTDMASVHIFNAGSQAQRDRFMPDIIAGEKIVAVAVTEPDAGSDVKGIRTTARREGDHYVLNGAKMFITNGVHADLYCVAAKTDLSAKPSQSVSIFLVEKGTPGFRVSRALDKHGWRSSDTAELVFEDCRIPAENLLGQEGRGFYAIMSNFQNERTVIGAMAIGEAQAALDLTLDYVKTRKAFGAPLWDKQAIRQKLATLAGKVEAGRQLVYHAAWLDAQGFEATREVSMVKAYCGELVNEVMYACLQFHGGMGFMRESTIERMTRDARVQSIGGGATEVMLEEVAKRL, from the coding sequence ATGACGGCAGCCGAGACGATCAAGGCGGGCAGTGAAGCCCCGCGCCGCTCGCCCTATTTCACCGAGGAGCATGAGGCGCTGCGCGACCAGGTCCGCCGCTTCGTCGAGACCGAGATCAAGCCGCATGGGCTGGCCTGGGAGGAAGCCGGCTTCGTGCCACGAGAGGTGCTGAAGCGCATGGGCGCGCTCGGCTTCTTCGGCATCCGCTATCCCGGCGAATATGGCGGCTCGGAGATGGACACGCTGGCGACCGTGGTGCTGGCCGAGGAGCTTGGCCGCTCGACCTTCTCCGGCGTAGCCATCACGGCGCTGGTCCACACCGACATGGCCTCGGTCCATATCTTCAATGCCGGCAGCCAGGCCCAGCGCGACAGGTTCATGCCCGACATCATCGCCGGCGAGAAGATCGTCGCGGTCGCTGTCACCGAGCCCGATGCCGGCTCCGACGTGAAGGGCATCCGCACCACGGCTCGTCGCGAGGGCGACCATTACGTGCTCAACGGCGCAAAGATGTTCATCACCAACGGCGTCCATGCCGATCTCTACTGCGTCGCCGCCAAGACCGACCTCTCGGCCAAGCCGTCGCAATCGGTTTCGATCTTTTTGGTCGAGAAGGGCACGCCGGGCTTCCGCGTCTCGCGCGCGCTGGACAAGCATGGTTGGCGCTCCTCCGACACCGCCGAGCTGGTCTTCGAGGACTGCCGCATTCCAGCCGAGAACCTGCTCGGCCAGGAGGGACGCGGTTTCTACGCGATCATGAGCAACTTCCAGAACGAGCGCACGGTGATCGGCGCCATGGCGATCGGAGAGGCTCAGGCGGCGCTCGATCTCACCCTCGACTACGTCAAGACCCGCAAGGCCTTCGGTGCGCCGCTCTGGGACAAGCAGGCGATCCGCCAGAAGCTGGCGACGCTGGCCGGCAAGGTCGAGGCCGGCCGCCAGCTCGTCTATCACGCGGCCTGGCTCGACGCGCAGGGGTTTGAGGCGACCAGGGAGGTCTCGATGGTCAAGGCCTATTGCGGCGAATTGGTCAACGAGGTGATGTATGCCTGCCTGCAGTTCCATGGCGGCATGGGCTTCATGCGCGAGAGCACGATCGAGCGCATGACCCGCGACGCCCGCGTCCAGTCGATCGGCGGCGGCGCCACCGAGGTGATGCTGGAAGAGGTCGCGAAGCGGCTGTGA
- a CDS encoding acyl-CoA carboxylase subunit beta — MTETSKASGTPPPPLAAMLATLRERHALVAAGGGDRMRARHEQRGKIMVRERIDLLLDPQTPFLELSPLAAWGLYGNEVPGAGIVTGIGMVQGRACMLIANDATVKGGSFFAETVRKHLRAQEIAGEHRLPCLYLVDCGGAYLPEQDRVFPDRDHFGGSFYNQCRMSAAGIPQISLVFGGATAGGAYIPALSDEVIMVKGTGRIHLGGPPIVKAAIHEIVDGETLGGAEMHTQVSGVADHLVLTEMEGLAKLREIVGSLGDAGRLGEPPYEPAPPKLDPADLVDLVPTDLRRPYDVREVIARIIDDSAFNAFKPDYGATLVTGFARIHGHPVGIIANNGVLFSESAVKGAHFIELCDQRQIPLLFLQNITGFMVGTEAERGGIAKHSAKLVYAVSNARVPKYTVLIGGSYGAGNYGMCGRGFRPRFLFSWPNARIATMSPEVAANVVTELRRQSLKGATDEAAIAALDARTRAQFEEQSDPYYATARLWDDGIIEPAQTRDVLGLCLSLAAGEPRDTSPRPVYRM; from the coding sequence ATGACCGAGACCAGCAAGGCGAGCGGCACGCCCCCTCCCCCGCTCGCCGCGATGCTCGCCACGCTGCGCGAGCGCCATGCACTGGTCGCCGCAGGCGGCGGCGACAGGATGCGCGCCCGCCACGAGCAACGCGGAAAAATCATGGTGCGCGAGCGCATCGATCTCCTGCTCGATCCGCAGACGCCCTTCCTCGAACTCTCGCCGCTCGCCGCCTGGGGGCTCTATGGCAACGAGGTGCCGGGCGCCGGCATCGTCACCGGCATCGGCATGGTGCAGGGCCGCGCCTGCATGCTGATCGCCAATGACGCGACGGTGAAGGGCGGCTCCTTCTTCGCCGAAACCGTGCGCAAGCATTTGCGGGCGCAGGAGATCGCAGGGGAGCATCGCCTGCCCTGCCTCTACCTCGTCGATTGCGGCGGCGCCTATCTTCCCGAGCAGGATCGCGTCTTCCCCGATCGCGATCATTTCGGCGGCTCTTTCTACAATCAGTGCCGGATGTCAGCGGCGGGCATCCCGCAGATCTCGCTGGTCTTCGGCGGCGCCACGGCGGGCGGGGCCTATATCCCGGCGCTGTCGGACGAAGTCATCATGGTCAAGGGCACCGGCCGCATCCATCTCGGCGGCCCGCCGATCGTGAAGGCGGCAATCCACGAGATCGTCGATGGCGAGACGCTAGGCGGGGCCGAGATGCACACGCAGGTCTCGGGCGTCGCCGACCATCTCGTGCTGACGGAAATGGAAGGGTTGGCCAAGCTGCGCGAGATCGTCGGCTCGCTCGGTGATGCAGGCAGGCTGGGCGAGCCGCCGTATGAGCCCGCCCCGCCGAAGCTCGACCCGGCGGATCTCGTCGACCTCGTCCCGACCGACCTGCGACGCCCTTACGACGTGCGCGAGGTCATTGCCCGCATCATCGACGACAGCGCCTTCAACGCGTTCAAGCCCGATTATGGCGCGACGCTGGTGACGGGCTTCGCCCGCATCCATGGCCATCCCGTCGGCATCATCGCCAATAACGGCGTGCTGTTTTCCGAAAGCGCAGTGAAGGGCGCGCATTTCATCGAGCTCTGCGACCAGCGCCAGATTCCGCTGCTCTTCCTGCAAAACATCACCGGCTTCATGGTCGGCACCGAGGCCGAGCGCGGCGGCATCGCCAAGCATTCGGCCAAGCTGGTCTATGCCGTCTCGAATGCGCGCGTGCCGAAATACACCGTACTGATCGGCGGCTCCTATGGCGCGGGCAATTACGGCATGTGCGGACGCGGTTTCCGCCCGCGCTTCCTGTTCTCCTGGCCCAATGCCCGTATCGCCACGATGAGCCCGGAGGTCGCGGCCAATGTCGTGACGGAGCTGCGCCGGCAGTCGCTCAAGGGCGCCACTGATGAGGCCGCCATCGCCGCGCTCGACGCCAGGACCCGCGCCCAGTTCGAGGAGCAGAGCGACCCCTATTACGCCACCGCCCGGCTCTGGGACGACGGCATCATCGAGCCGGCGCAGACGCGCGACGTGCTCGGCCTGTGCCTCTCGCTCGCAGCGGGCGAGCCGCGCGATACCTCGCCCCGCCCCGTCTACAGGATGTGA